A genomic region of Cannabis sativa cultivar Pink pepper isolate KNU-18-1 chromosome 1, ASM2916894v1, whole genome shotgun sequence contains the following coding sequences:
- the LOC115704291 gene encoding aspartyl protease family protein At5g10770, producing the protein MEMGFFSLLLFLLISLNFSRNGVLCFPEKKLLNLKDNNFQWKQSNIVGGASNCVSSHNSKSVNGATILEMKHRDHCSNKMIDWNKKLKRRLVVDDLHVKSLQSQFKTRTNINNNINVEDHKSTTQIPIISGIKLEILNYIVTIELGGKNMTVIVDTGSDLTWVQCQPCKLCYNQKDPLFNPSSSHSYHSILCNSTTCRALQSATGNSGECGYSKPPSTSCNYMVSYGDGSYTSGEIGSEHLKLGTTPVNGFVFGCGRNNKGLFGGASGLMGLGRSDLSLISQTDSLFKGVFSYCLPSSTEPNASGSLVMGFDSSTYKNSTPILFTKMVQNPQLPTFYFLNMTGISVGGVALSLSNSSSNNSFGKGGILIDSGTVITRLAPSVYKVVKEEFVKQFSGFPSAPGFSILDTCFNLSGYDQINLPTLKMQFDGNAAELSIDVTGVLYMVKTDASQICLALASLAYEEEIGIIGNYQQKNQRVIYDTKGSKLGFAEEICSFN; encoded by the exons ATGGAAATGGGGTTCTTTTCTTTGCTTTTGTTTCTACTAATTTCTCTAAACTTTTCTAGAAATGGGGTTCTCTGTTTTCCTGAGAAGAAGCTACTCAATCTCaaagacaataattttcaaTGGAAGCAATCCAATATTGTTGGTGGTGCTTCAAACTGTGTTTCATCACATAACTCAA agagTGTAAATGGAGCAACTATATTGGAAATGAAGCACAGAGACCATTGTTCTAATAAAATGATTGATTGGAACAAGAAGCTTAAAAGAAGATTGGTTGTAGACGATCTTCATGTGAAGTCACTTCAATCACAATTCAAGACCAGAACCAAcattaataacaatattaatgtTGAAGATCATAAATCAACTACTCAAATCCCAATCATTTCTGGGATAAAGCTAGAAATCTTAAACTACATAGTAACAATCGAATTGGGTGGAAAAAACATGACAGTTATAGTTGACACAGGCAGTGATTTGACTTGGGTTCAATGTCAACCATGCAAGTTGTGTTACAACCAAAAAGACCCCCTCTTCAACCCTTCTTCATCACATTCCTACCATTCGATTTTGTGCAACTCCACAACTTGTCGAGCCCTACAATCAGCCACGGGCAACTCAG GTGAATGTGGATACTCGAAACCGCCTAGCACTAGCTGCAACTACATGGTTAGCTATGGCGATGGATCATACACAAGTGGCGAAATTGGTAGTGAACATCTCAAACTCGGAACAACTCCTGTAAATGGCTTTGTTTTCGGGTGTGGTAGAAACAACAAGGGCTTGTTTGGTGGAGCCTCAGGACTAATGGGGTTAGGAAGAAGTGATCTCTCATTAATTTCTCAAACTGATTCATTGTTTAAAGGAGTTTTCTCTTATTGTTTACCTTCAAGTACAGAGCCTAATGCTTCAGGCTCATTAGTTATGGGATTTGACTCATCTACTTACAAAAATTCAACACCAATTTTATTTACCAAAATGGTACAAAATCCACAACTGCCcactttctattttctcaacatgACTGGAATTAGTGTTGGTGGAGTGGCATTATCACTTTCAAATTCTTCTTCTAATAATTCTTTTGGTAAAGGTGGGattttgattgattctggtaCAGTCATAACAAGACTAGCTCCATCAGTTTACAAGGTTGTGAAAGAAGAGTTTGTGAAACAATTTTCTGGGTTTCCTTCAGCACCTGGATTTTCAATATTGGACACGTGTTTCAATCTGAGTGGGTATGATCAAATCAACCTTCCAACATTGAAAATGCAGTTTGATGGAAATGCTGCTGAGTTGAGTATTGATGTGACTGGTGTTTTGTATATGGTTAAAACTGATGCTTCTCAGATTTGTTTGGCTTTGGCAAGTTTGGCTTATGAAGAAGAAATTGgtattattggaaattatcaaCAGAAGAATCAAAGGGTTATTTATGATACTAAAGGCTCTAAACTTGGATTTGCAGAAGAGATTTgtagttttaattaa